The genomic segment GTcctgggtgtaccctgcctcttgcctaaTAGCTGCTGGGAAAGGCTCTGGCCCACCTTGACcctgtgatggatggatggatggatggatggatggatggacagatggatggacggatggatggatgaatggatagatggatggatggagcgtCATAATGGAGCCACCTAAATTAGCTTCACAGAATAGCTGCAACTGAAAGCATTGCAGCCTgtgacagtttattttttttatctttattgttcCAAAACGTCTCAAGCAAGGTTTCCTAGTTTTTCTCAGATATTGACATAATCTGGTCAATAGCTTGTGATCTTTATATGACTATAttggacatttttgtccacacttATATTTGAAAGTCTTCATTCTGGAGCCTTTTAAACAGACTAATTTCTGCAACATTAAATTGTATCCATGAAACTAAACAAATACCCCTAAACTTTTGTAAAAGAATATTACCCTAATGTgtttaacgttttttttttttagatatggAGTTTatagagaataaaaaaatacattttgactCAGTTTTGACTAATTTTGGGCTCCAGGATATCACAAAAATCCAGATGAAATTGATTTTTCCCACTTTACATTTCTTTGCTCATGAGCAAAATTATAGGTATACAACATTTCTGAGTGGCCTCTaataatttttcatattttcaataATGCAAAAATTCCAGAAGTGGTGGGAAAGTTGCCACATACACTAATGTCTAagattttgtatttcattttccaccagtaaaaaaagggaaaagaaagctTAAAGTGATGACCTTAACAACTGCTTCAAATTTGCAAGTAGTTAGTTATTTTGTCAGTATACTAAAAGTTGCTGAAATTATGGAAAAACTCATGTAGTGATCATGATGATGACATGTATCATCTCTTTTTGTCCTATGAAAATTTTGAGAATTTCCCCAGCTTTGAAATCAGATTTTAGATAAACTCCTGACATTTGATGGGGCAGCATGGCTTAGTgggttgctggttcaatccCCAGCCagagagctcatgttgaggtgtccctgaacAAGACACCggacccctaattgctcctgatgggtcgtggttgagcgccttgcatggcagcttccaccatcagtgtgtgaatgtgtgtgtgaatgaaaaattgatacacaatgtaaagtgctttgggtggcttgataaagtgctatataaatctaatccattattattattattattatttgtttctaTTAGTTCAATCAGTTCCAGGCTTTGACCCAGGCCCGAATGGACATGTTGGCTCTGAACCCAAAAAGGAAGTCATCCTTGGATGTGTTGGAGCGTCGTGTTCAGGCCCTGAGTGACCATTACCACCACATGTCACAGGATCTGGAGCACCTGAGACTCAGCACAGAGCAGGAAATCAAAGGACTAAGGTCAGAGTTGTGGGTGAATGTTCATTACAAGTAGATTGAGACAGCCCAAACAAAGCACTGGCAGAAAATACATATATCTGGAACAGTTACCACATAGACTCTGACAGTACTTATATTTCctaaatttgcatttttttctctacttttcttatttcagtaaaataagACATTAATGGGGACGCTTGTAAACAATTGTTTGTGTTCGTGAACTTCAAGAATGTTTAGACTATTCCATTTGTGAAAATTTCTTCTGAAAGACTAATGGCAaattattcatgctttttgtgtatatttgttaaatatatgtttttcatAAAATCTTAAAGCGGAGTATGCCAAATCCGTGAATCATTTTCTCCCATTGATAATCCCAGAAGTTGGATTCGGAAGACTGACAAAAAGTCCAAGCGAATGGAGGGTCGATTGGTTTTGTTGGAGAAAAACCGAAGGGAGAACTGCTGTCACACCCAGGAACTGAAGCCTGATCCTGGTCAGGACCTTTTGAACTTGACCCTGGAGCTTCAAAGCCAAGAGGAAAAGTTGGTTGCCCTTCAAGTCCAACGTGATGAGCTGATCATTGGATTACAAGGTTTGCAGGAATCGCTGAAACAACAGGCACTGACTGTGACCCGACTGGAGCTTCAGATTAGCAAAGCTCTGCAGTCAAATAGAAGGAGGAAAGTCAAagggtgggggaggatgggagAGGCCGCCAGCTCCAACTTTACATCGCTGGATTTCTATAGAAATCATAAGAGAAACCAGATGcaaagagaaggaaggagatgGAGGATTCTGGATGGAGGAGCCCAACCCAGACTAGAAGGAATCAGCCAAACTCATACTGATAGTCATTCACTGGTCGAACAGTTTCAAtatcatggaataaataagcctAAAGTCTCAAAAGCCCAGAAGCCAAGAGCTCATCTAAAGAACAAAGTCCAACATCCAAACACTGGACCTCTTCCCCCTCAGTCACAAAGGAATCCACAAACTCAAACATGGCCCTATCCAACAGGACAGACGCGCCTCCAGCCTTATGTAACTGTAACTTATAATCATACCCAGATCCAGCAACCAACCCAGGTTAGTTCATATTTTTGGAAACAACCCAACTTACAGAACCATAAACACCCCTCTTGGACCCGGTCCAAGCAGGTTCTGCCTCATCTGGAACCAAACAAAGATACACAGAGCAGGACCATGGAGAGAGCCCCTCATAACCAGGATTCATCTGTTCTCCATCAGCCCATGGCTGAATCTTACCACCTCAGGGCCAGTGGGTGGGATGAAGGAGAAGTGAAAGACAATGACACAAAAGCAGAGTCTTCGTGGATCCAGAATATCCTTCAACTTCCTGCGAGGCACAAGATCCCAGCACAGCCAGTTCCCAAAAAGGATGCAGTCAGTAAGTACAGTGTCCGATCAACAAGTATGTTCAAAGCAGTCAGACCAGAAACAGTTTAAAGATACAGCATTGTACTCAATTGAAGTTAAcatattaacataaaaatatttagagcaaatgtatattttaagtAAAGGTTCGGGAGACTGTGAAGTCCCAACTTAATGGAATTTAACTGgagctttttaatattttttctactAAATTAGGACCCAAACAGGGAAGGTTTGTTGGTGAAAGTATTTCCCTACAGAAAGACAAATTTTTTATATGTTGGTACCATGTTTGTTTAGACTGAATATGTTCTCTCTTGCTCTGTACCTTCAGTCTGTAACGTGGACTCCATGCTGTTGTTCCCGTCAGCCTCAGCAGAGAACTATGCCAGCTTCTCCCTGAGTCTCCCAGACCTTCCTGAACTTTCTCTTTGCTTATGGCTCCATGTTGAGGACCCACATCTTGGCACTCTGCTCTCCTACGCTACAGAGAACAATGACAACCAATTAGTTCTGTATGGACTAAGCTCCTCTGCTTCTTCCTCATTGTTCCAACCTTCCTACCATTCTTCTCCACCCTCAGCTTCCTCAGTCTCCCTGGACTTTGTCATCGGAGACCCTGTGTATCGTCGTCTCCCTGTGTCATCACTTATGGACACTCACTGGCACCACCTCTGTGTTCTTTGGTCCTCTATCCAAGGCCGTTTCTGGTACTACCACAACCGCCATCTCATCTCCTCTGGCTCTAACTTTAGGAAGGGGTGGGAGATTCCTGGAGGTGGATCCGTGGTGCTGGGACAGGAGCAGGACTCTGTTGGTGGTGGGTTTGATCCTGCAGAGAGTTTTGTGGGGCAAATGACAGGGTTTAACTTATGGAACCGGGTGCTCAGCTTTTCAGAGGTAGAAGGCCTGGCAGAAGGGAGAGTAGTGCCCAGAGGAGTGGTGCTGGGCATGAAGGATATAAAGGAAGTCCATGGGGAGGTGCAGCATGTGCCCTGTGACTGTTTAGAGCACTGCTTCTGAACAAAGTTATGAAGCAGAAATCAGCTGAAGAGTCAGaattacatttcttttcatataCACATATAATGCTGACACATTTCTTATTGGTCGGCAAGGCTTGGACACATTAGAGAGTTCAAACCTGGAACCAACACAAATGGACAATGTTGTATGGAAAATGCAGTTGTGCATTTGATGTCAAGATCCTTTACTTGCATGTCaataataactttttaaaatgatgtatcCTTCATTTGGACTGAAGCAGACTTTAATATATTGTTAGTCAAATGACTTGATCCAAAATCTATAAACCtgtttccaataaaaaaaagtctggacattgtctggttttaaaaaaatccgaCAATGACTTTCAAACCATTTcaactttatatttaattaaaaccttacagcaaggtcactggttcgaacCTTGGCTGGGGAGAggttttctgtgtggagtttgcatgttctccccgtgtatgcgtgggttctctccggattctccagctttctcctactgtccaaagacatgcatgttaggttaattagtcactctaaattctccctaagagtgagtgagtggttgtttgtccctatttGTGTTGACagtgcgatggactggtgacctgtccagggtgtacctccctctcacctgctaaaattgctgggataggctccagcttacccacaacccgtaatggactaagtggtacagagaatgaattaatttaatcaataataataataataataataataataagatataATATCAAATTTACAGTTCATATCATTTTAAGTTTGATGCCAGCAACACAtcttaaataaagtaaaataaaataaaataaagtaaagtaaaataaagttgaaaatGTGCCATGTTGAACATCAGGTAAGTTTCAACCCCATTtcccaaaaagttgggatgctgtgtaaaatgtaaatgttgaaaaatagacattataaaaatatggaaaatatcAGCCCATTTGGATTTTGATGGtagcaacacatctaaaaaaaattaaaacagggtgatgtttacatgtttaccagTCATCATGCTTTACTTGTTACATTATAATaaccactttagttgtaataatcaggtAACTATTTCCTTAAATCTAGAccctttttaaaaagtagtgtttaaaaaaagggcTACATGTGCGACCCCTTTCTTTGTGCCCCTGTCTGTCCCTGGTCAAACTACAGTATGTTCAACCAGGACAACCAGCTCACAACGCGCCGAACACTTATTTTTGGCCCTACGCGCGAGCCTTACAAAGAGTCACGAGACACAAGAGTGATCATGGGGAGATGAGAAAGTAGAAGTTAACCAGCAAACAGCTGCGGTTAATGAAGGATTCGCTGACACTTTAGAGCAGCGATTTACAAGCGGCTACCATGGCTAACATTACCAAGAAAGTGTCGTGGTCCAGCCGAACTGACGAGTCCGCGGCAGCCGGGGAGGGGACTCCGCTGCTCAACGGCTCCGAGCAGCCCAGACAGGTAGCTAGCAAGGTGGCTAACATAGGCTAACAGCTGTTTCTATTGCGGCTGAAAGAAGATGCcgtgtcatgtttttgtttattcatcattttattttaattaaccaTTGTAAGGTTTTGTTGAGTCACGTTTTTAATTGCTGCACGGGCTTGCTGTTATTTTAAAACGTTTGCAACAAACATGGTggtcatgttttcatgtgttatgGCTAGTTTGCAGCTAGTTTGAGATGTAATAATAAGCTGTAACTGTAAGAAATTACTGAAATAGTTTCAGTTCATTACGTTCATGATGCACATACTTggattaaaatacaattaacaATAATAGTTATGTTATAGTGACTTTTGAAATGCTTGTGCTTCCCATACCTCATTTGTTTACTATTTAAAACTATAACAGATTAGAAGATGTTGACACTTTTTATGCCAGGTAGAAAAGAGTTGCGTAATATGAAGCTCAAGTGAAACCATTAGATACAAtggttttaatttcagtttagaAAATACAACGTCCTTATTTTCATTAATGAAGGCATCAGGACTAGATAGTTACTTTCATGTGCTTAAAGACCACAGGTGGAACTAACTTGACTGCATATCTTTTAATTTGATCTATTCATGTGagttttaattctcttttttgTAGAAGTAGTAGAATTATTGGAAGCTACATACTAAGTCCAAAACTAAATACTGATGCCTTATTTGCGTAAGCTTAAAAAAAACGGACACAAATGCTTGTATTATTCTATTGAAGCACCTTCTGTTGTAAGTTGTATGTGAGACTATTGTGAACTCAGTTCTTTCTTTGAAGTCCCAAAAATAACAGTGAGTAAAAAGTGacataaataattttcttctgcAAAGAAAGCATCCTCAAGAGCTTTTGATTCAGTCAAACAATTTATATAACGGAAAGTTTTTTACTCCTTGGAAGCCATTAGGTTTAGCTCAAGAACAGTGTCTTGTTTGATATAACACATCCACATGGCCATACATATTTCTGTTACTGTCTGTGGTGTCTGTAGCTGTCTGGAGGAGGTACTACATTTCAGATAGGCAGATTCGACACGTTGGACTTGGAAGAGGAGATAACAACGGAGGAGGTAAAGTCTGAGCTTAAAATGCCATCACACTGTTCTTATGTCTTATATTCTTATTTAAAAGGAAGGCACTTCCTCTTAGATATGGCCAAAGTCTAATTTGGGACAGCTGACACAGACAACCAAAACAACCTAGTAACTGCTGACTCATATGGCGTGCTTAAAAGGCACATGTCTGATAGTTTCCACTGTGAAGCATTAGCAAGCAAGCAAATAATGAATTCAGGGCCCATGTTTGTTAATATTCATGTTCTTGACCCCTCAACCACTTGGTGCTTCAAGAGTCTGATAAGatgtaaaataacattaacTTTCCTTTAGATGATCATAAAACTCTTCCAGTTCAATGTAAAATGCATTGAAATTGTACAAAGGAGGTTGGATTTGTGTATAATTGTGTTGGCACATGTACaaggagttaaaacaaagaaaacacacacctaTAGACTCCCAGCTAATGCCAACAAATGCCAGTAGTTTCAGCACAACAGAGGATGGCTGCCTGAAGCTTGGTGGGATGTCGCATTGATTTCCTTCCATGACATAAACCATTACATGCTGTCCAGCTTTAACTGGCTGATGTGAATGTGACTCCCAGGCATGTGATTTGCTTCATTGTAAATAAGTGTTTTTGCAATGTGTTTAGTTTGTGTCTGGCTGTTTGAATGTGAGCTTCTTTGATTAGTTGGAGCTGTCTGGTTTGCTGTACAAATGGGCCATAGATGTGAGGCAGAGGCCCACTTAACATTGCATGTGAAAGGTACAATTTCTAATTTGCATGAAATTGTCTTGTTTTAGTGTCTTCACAGCTTGCAAAAAGCAGCATTTCCTCCAggatttgtttatatataaaaataacaacatacagaaaataatcCCCccatttttgcttattttttgaaggtttttataataaatgttgtGGAGGCAATGCTGCTTTTACCAGTCTCTGTATCTTTCGTGCCTCATAATCAAGGTAGCTGTTTGTGAATTAGTTTGTCAAACATGTCCTCTTTTCCTCAAAGTGACTTCTgagtaaaaaagataaatattttctgCTCTTTAAAATGCTTGTAAATTGTTTCTGCTCGCATATGTAGAATATTTGGTGTCAGTAATTCAGCTCCCAGCTCGGTGTTGTCCCTTACATGCCTCTAAGTAAAGGTCATAGGTCAGTGTTAGTGTGGTGACCTCTGTCTTTCATCTGTTCTTCACAGCAGGACTCTGCGAGGGGGCGGCCCAAAGAAATCCCTCACAATGAGAAGCTGCTGTCACTTAAATATGAGGTAAAACAAGTCAgatggttataaaaaaaaaaaactggattacACTCAGTTATTTCCAGAAATAAGTGATCCTTCGAGGATGGGACCATTTCAATTGTCCTATAGTgcaagaaaaatgaagaaacaaaacaaaaaaaccctacAGGGGAATGCATTATAGGCCATGAAATCCAAACGCTTTGCTAAAGCAGCAAACAATAGCAGAACAATAATCCTTTTGATGAAATTGGCCTTGTATTAACACACATTTGATTTGCTCTCAAGCTGCGTACAGGAGCCACAGTTTTGTTCCATTTTCAGGATTTCTCTTTATCGTGAAGAGTAGAAGTTGCTTCCTAATAACTTGGCAAGGAGACTTTTTATGCATTAATCTTTAACTTGTTAATCTGTTTTAACTTGACATTATAGAGTCTGGACTATGATAACATTGAAAACCAGCTGTTTCTTGAAGAGGAGAGAAGGATGAGTTTCATGGTGAGCCGAACTGACATCGCCTCAAAATATGTCATCCTACCTGTACATTATActttatatacatttatgtCCCTTCTCTCTCTTATCCTaatctgattttacttcttttgttcttcatttcatctcaattttttttcacttgtactgtttgttttctctgttcCCCCTCTTGGTTTGTGTCTTTAGGGTTTCCGCTGTCTTGAGATCAGCCGTTGGGTGGTTTGCGGTCTGATTGGCTTTCTAACCGGCCTCATCGCCTGTTTTATAGACATCGTGGTAGAAGAGCTGGCTGGGATTAAATACCAAGTGATCAAAGAGAGTATCCTGAAGATTTGCTACTGAATTTCACTGAAATCTGACAAATGTGTGAGCAAGAGGTAATTGGGATTTTCTGTTGGATAGTACAGAAAGAGTACAGAGTTTGaggataaatgttttattgctAACCTTCAACCTTTTGTCTCACATCAgctgttttcttatttaactTCAGGTCAGGAACTTTAGTTTGACCTTATTAATACTGCTCTGTACGCAGTTCTTGTATTAACaggtttattgttttatcacCTTAATCATTTGCTAGAAAAGTACAATTTTTTTTGGTCACATactttgctgttttctttctttcttctttttttttttgctacttgTTTTAGTTTCCATCCCAATTATTATTACAGCCAATTTCAGCCATATCTTCTTACTATAACTGGACACTTCCTTGACTCGGGACCCTGTCAGACATTGTAAAGTTTACAGAAACAGGTGGCCTGTCCATCTCTCTCATCCTCTGGGCTGTCCTCAACTCCTCCTTTGTCATGTTGGGAGCCATCATTGTTGCGTTCTTTGAGGTAAGCTCGAAAGCAGAAATTATTTAGACGCTATGGAAGTTATCGTGGCATATGGTTtgcctttcttcctcattcgtGTAAAAGctgatattaaaaatgtatgccATTGAAGCTTTTTGTTCAGTCAGATTGAAACTGTACATATGAATGGAAGTGAAACAgcattattcattcatattcattcattcacttccAGACAGCGGAGGAAACACTGCTGCCCAATGAAGTTTCACTTCCATTCATATGTACTATTTCAATCTGTCTGGTGATAAGAGACACTGTAGTACTTTAAACCACTCTGTTTTCCACATTTCGTCTTGTCCTCTGTTATGTTATAACACTTGTTTTCTGACTCCTGTCGTATCCAGCCTATAGCGGCGGGAAGTGGAATCCCTCAGATAAAATGTTACCTAAATGGAGTGAAGATTCCCAGGGTGGTACGATTAAAGGTGaggcacataaacacacaacctctcacacacatattaGTTAAGAGCTGCTGTTTTTCAACTTGATGTTGTTGTTTGCCCTCAGACACTGGTGGTGAAGGTTTGTGGTGTGATCTGTTCAGTGGTCGGTGGTCTTGCTGTTGGAAAGGtacacagcttttttttctttttcttttttttcttgaaaagtGAGGTGATGAGTAGAgatgcaactaatgactattctgatggtcgattagtcaccgactattaaaacgactagtcgaccaatcggattatgtatctcatgattattataaatggatcttatttcactttcagctttgaaatcttgcatgaggttgttaagtaagtccgacgtgcctcctctttaaatgttcgagcattgcagacgtacttccgtggtacacaaggtccgctttacaaatctgacatgcatttaatttattttgtaagttaaacgtcccagacttttaacgttctctgCCACTGTTTTGCTCCctagtccgccaccatatttttcccctggcagactttattgcgcatgtgcaacactcagcagagataaaaaaaaaaaagatgatgtctcactctatatttttttttttgtgccgacaatagtcgacggctaaattcgttgtcaactattttattgtcgactattgtcgacaacgttgactaatcgttgcagccctggTGATGAGACTTGGGCTGTGGTTCAGCtctattaaaaaatgtttcctttgGCATGCTAATGCAGTTTTTTTGGGGTGGGGAAGGGGGCTGTTTATTCCTTGTAAGCACAAACCCCTTACATACCTATTTTCTTGCTTGGCCACAATCCTACAGGAAGGCCCCATGATTCACTCTGGGGCTGTTGTGGCTGCAGGGGTCTCCCAGGGCAGGAGCACCTCCTTAAAGAGAGACTTTAAGGTCAGTTTCAAGTAATTTTCTgtcctgtttgtgtgttgtacGCTCCAGTAACGAGTTTCTTCATTAGAAACATTGgttaattgtttaagtatttgtGGCTCTTAATGATAAAAAAGTGATTTGACATAAAAGTATTTGTTTGCAGATATTTGAATACTTCCGGAGAGACACAGAAAAAAGGGATTTTGtttctgctggagctgctgctggagtttctgctgcttttggAGCACCAGTTGGTAAAAATACATTAACTGTCGCACAACCCagtataaaatgtgttttgttatcATTCAGCTTAAGCTATACTGACCATTAAGTTGCTGTAAAGCCAGCGGAACAACTTGATGACTGTATGCCCAAACTAAACGCAAAgtatctttaaaaacaaaactgtctgGGAATTTTTGTCCTTAAGGTCAGTGGATTGTGATCAGTGGGCCAATAAGTTTTGACACAGTAAAAAAtagttaataataaataatttccaTTTCAGTTCATAACATAACAGACTTGTTACAGAATGCTCATTTAGCTCATCACAGCCATCAaaagtcataaaaacaaaacttatttGAGAATTTTGTGTTAATTCTGTTAGAAGGGTACATTGTGCACTAATAACTAGCTATTAGCTAAATTAAGCTTGAGGTCTGCACTACAGTCTAATTCCCTCCTACAGACCAGAGGAAAGTTTGAGTTTACAGCAGATCACCAGAGTTTGCTTATTTCCTGTAAATGCTCCATCGGGTTAGCACTGTCATTGTGCAATTTTGGACTTATATTAGACTTTCAGAGTGCTAAGCAGCTGCTTGGAGGAGCCCATGGCTGCTTATGTTTGAGCCGAGGTTTGAGtcaaacaatgtaaaaaaaaaaaagttattagtTATTAGTAACGTTATTAAGGATCAGTTGATCTTCGTCACACAAACTACtcataaaacagaaattttagaCAAATGTATCCAAACCTGTGCACACCATTATACAGTTCCAGGTTTGCgtgatttatttttcaaatgtttggGTTCCTGACTGTGAATTAAGTCGTTGTTCAACAGGTGGGGTTTTGTTCTCTCTGGAGGAAGGAGCTTCTTTCTGGAACCAGATGTTGACATGGAGGATTGTAAGTCATGCGGTTTTGTGTGTGACCATTATAAATTCACTATTAATGATCATAAAATGGGTTCAAGTAAATCAAATCAATATTGTTCCATCCAGAAATGTCATAAGAGAATAAAAGTGAAGTAAAATTGTTTTCTATTCTCATCTTGTTTTGTGCTCCCCTGACCCACAATCTGATCCTGCTTTCTTTCTCATCTTTAGTTCTTTGCCTCCATGATCTCCACCTTCACTCTGAACTTCTTCCTCAGTATCTATCACAACAAAACAGGGGATCTTTCCAATCCAGGTCTCATCAACTTTGGACGCTTTGAAAGTGAAGTAAGAAActtaaatgaatttttatttttcctctaatGCCGTCTttaaccctggtcctcaaggtgCACTGTTAaccagctgcaacacacctgattcaaattaaaagtgTCTCTATTAATCCCATTAATCTGAGTCAGTTTTACAGCAGGGGAACATctaaagtctgcaggacagtgcgGCTTGAGGATCCCTGTGTAATGAATATAAAACATGACCTGtt from the Melanotaenia boesemani isolate fMelBoe1 chromosome 2, fMelBoe1.pri, whole genome shotgun sequence genome contains:
- the LOC121657036 gene encoding uncharacterized protein LOC121657036 — protein: MGGHLPQILLYMFVLQLPVVNVQRIDAISLKLQQLDEQFNQFQALTQARMDMLALNPKRKSSLDVLERRVQALSDHYHHMSQDLEHLRLSTEQEIKGLRSWIRKTDKKSKRMEGRLVLLEKNRRENCCHTQELKPDPGQDLLNLTLELQSQEEKLVALQVQRDELIIGLQGLQESLKQQALTVTRLELQISKALQSNRRRKVKGWGRMGEAASSNFTSLDFYRNHKRNQMQREGRRWRILDGGAQPRLEGISQTHTDSHSLVEQFQYHGINKPKVSKAQKPRAHLKNKVQHPNTGPLPPQSQRNPQTQTWPYPTGQTRLQPYVTVTYNHTQIQQPTQVSSYFWKQPNLQNHKHPSWTRSKQVLPHLEPNKDTQSRTMERAPHNQDSSVLHQPMAESYHLRASGWDEGEVKDNDTKAESSWIQNILQLPARHKIPAQPVPKKDAVICNVDSMLLFPSASAENYASFSLSLPDLPELSLCLWLHVEDPHLGTLLSYATENNDNQLVLYGLSSSASSSLFQPSYHSSPPSASSVSLDFVIGDPVYRRLPVSSLMDTHWHHLCVLWSSIQGRFWYYHNRHLISSGSNFRKGWEIPGGGSVVLGQEQDSVGGGFDPAESFVGQMTGFNLWNRVLSFSEVEGLAEGRVVPRGVVLGMKDIKEVHGEVQHVPCDCLEHCF